The nucleotide window TGCCGGCAGAACTGCTGCAGGTAGGCAAGTGCATTTTCACTGTCAGAACCATAGATCAAATACAAGCCGGTCAGGCAGCACGCCGAATATGCCAGATCAGGCACTCGGTCGGCCCTGAATGTTCCTTCACAGCCGCGATAAGTCATGAACGTCCGTTCCTTCTGATCATCCAGCAGGATCATGCAGAATCCGGTCTTCTGATCTTCAATGACAAACAACCCCTCGCTCTGCAATGCGTTGCGCTGAAAAAAGGCGCGGACCTTTTCAATGGATTCAGCCCCGACCGCTGAATATAAAATCGGATCCAGTCCGAATTTTTTTAACGTAAATGCGGCATTGATCGGACAGCCGCCAATCCGTTCAAAAGTATCCTGAATCAGCGTGTCCTGCCCCTTGACAGGAAATTGCGATAACAGGCAATACCGGTCCAGACACAGGCCGCCCAACATTAAAACCGGGTTCTTCATGGTTGATTTCCTCGCTTTATTCTTACTATAACGGATATATTATAGTGAACTCCCTCGGGAAAGTCTATGAAACTAAGCAGGAAAACAACGAAATTTGTCAGCAGCACACCCCTGTTCTATGATAAAATAAAGACGTTGAAAATCCACAGCATCCCGATTCCGCTAATGGAGTGCGATGGGCTGCTTGGAAATTTCCGCGTTCCGTTTTTATTTCAGATTTTATCAGAATGAAACTGAGACCGGAAGATCAAAGCGAGGTTATAAAATGAAACAATCAGAACAAGAAATGAAGGAATGGGCGCAGCAGCTCAACGCTGTCCATCTGCCCCGGTGGGAGGAACTGCCGGATATTGATTTGTATATGGATCAGGTCATGACGTTGATGGATCGGTATCTGGATTTGCTTTTAGGCCAGAATCATGAAAAGATCATCACGCCGGCGATGGTCAACAACTATGTAAAGCTGAATCTGATTCCCGCACCGCATAAGAAGCAATACAATCGCGTGCATCTGGCTTATCTGGTCGCGATCACGATCTTGAAACAGGTGGTGACGATCAAGGAGGTGCGCGTCGGGATTCTGTATCAGGCCCATTTGAGCGGAACCCGCAATGCCTACAATCTGTTCTGCATGCAGCAGGAATATGAACTCAAAAGGGCAGCGGCGGAAATTGACCCGCAGCTGGCGCTGCAGGCACAGCCGGAACAAATTCCGTTTGATAATCTGGCGTTAAAAATGGCGTCCGGCGCCTTTGCTCAGAAAATTGTTGCGGAAAAAGCTGTCGCACTGCAGGAACAGGAATTGCGGCAGATGCAGGAAGAACACAACCGCAGCCTGCAGAAATGAGTCGGTTTGTCGTCATCGGCGGAGCCAATGTCGATTTGATCGGAAGTGCGGATCAGCCGCTGCGGCTGCACGATTCCAATCCAGGAACAATCCAGACAATGCTGGGCGGGGTCGGCCGCAATATCGCCGAAAACTTAGCCCGCTTGCAAGAAACGGTGAGTTTAGTCAGTGCTGTTGGGGATGACAGTTTCGGTCATTGGATTCTTGAACAGGGGCGGCAGTGCGGCATCGATATGCGTGCGGTTCAGCTTCTGAAGGGGCAGCGCACATCGGCGTTTCTTGCCATCTTGGATCCCCGTCATGACCTGCATTGCGCGGTGGCTGACATGGGCATTCTGAACCAGCTGAATCCTGCAATTCTGCAGCCAGTGCTTGATTCGCTGGATCCCGAGGATGTCTTGATTTGGGATACCAATCTTGATCCCGAACTGATCAAATGGATTGGCGGGCAGGCTCACTGTTTGCTGGCCATGGATCCGCTCAGTGCGTCTAAAAGTGAAAAAGCCCGCTGCATTCTGCCCAAGCTGACGTATTTCAAGCCCAATCGGGCAGAAGCCGAACGATTGTGCGGATTCACAATTGAAACACCGGCGCAGATCCGGTCGGCTCTGGATTGGTTTGCCGCTCAGGGGATCAAGGAAACCGTGCTTTCCTTAGGTGCTCAGGGAACGGCGCTGGCTGTGGGACAGCAGCGGCTGTTAATGAGCCTGGATTCCATCGTACCGGTCAATACCACTGGTGCCGGTGACTGCTTCTTTGCCGTTTATCTGAGCTGCCGCCGTCAGGGCGTTCCGCTCCAAACGGCGGCGGAACGGGCCGCCGGCGCTGCGGCGCTGACCTTAAGCGATCCGCTGTCCGTCAGTCCCCGGCTAAAACCCGCGATCTTGGATCACTGGCGGGCGCGGCTGCATTGCCAATGGCAGGATCTGACACAGATTTAACCTTCTCTTTCAAAAACAGCGGTGTACTCCGCTTGCGAAATCCACAATCTCGATGAAGAAAGAAAAAGGAGAAAAAACATGGAAGACGTATTGAATATTATTCGTGATGAAACACTGACTTATCAACAACAGCTGCTCGCTTTAGCCCGTCTGGCGGAAAATATGGACGACACGCTAAAACGCAGTCCTGAATATCTTCAGGGACAAAGCGAAGGCATATTCTGCGATTTGGGTGAAGGTCTGGCTCCTTATCGGCCGCGGTATATCTGTCCGGATTATACTCGATTGATGGAATGCGGATCATCATTTCTCGGCTTAACCCCGCCGACGGATCTATTGGAAGCCACTCAGGCGTTATTGATCATGTATCACCATGTTCCTTCAATCACTTCGTTCCCGGTCTATCTGGGCAATCTCGATCAGCTGCTCGAACCCTTTGTCGTCAAGGAAACACCGCAGCGGGCAAAACAGATTCTGAAGATGTTTCTGCTGCACATTGACCGTACGCTGACGGATTCCTTCGTGCATGCCGATCTGGGTCCGTCTGCGACCTTAACCGGCGAGCTGATTTTAGAGCTGACAGAGGAAATGCAGTGTGCGATGCCGAATTTGACGCTGAAATATGATCCGGAACTGACCCCGGATGATTTTCTTAAGCGCTGTGCTTTGTGCATGCTGAAAACCGCTAAGCCTTCATTTGCCAATCATCGGATGTTTACGCGCGAGTGGGGTGAAGACTATGCCATCGCCTCCTGCTACAATGGATTGAAGATTGGCGGCGGCGGATTTACTTTGCCGCGGATCCGGCTGTACGAATGCTCGCTGAAGGCCAAAGATCCGCAGGATTTCCTGGATCATGTGCTGCCGCATTATACGCAGATTATGCTGGAAATGATGGAAGACCGGATTCACTTTTTAGTCGAGACAAGCGCTTTCTTTAAAGCCAATTTCTTAGTCACTGAAGGCTTTGTCAAGCTCGAAAACTTTACCGGCATGTTCGGCATGGTCGGGTTGGCAGAATGTGTCAATCATCTGCTGCACATCGATGATCCGAAGCATGGCTACGGCAACAATCCGCAAGCCGACGATCTGGGCGCAGCGATTCTGCAGCGCTTAAGCGATTTGGTTGCCGGTTATACTTCGGCTTACTGCGACTGCACCGATCATCATTTCCGGCTTCACGCCCAGGTCGGCATTGATTCCGACGGCCGTGAGAACTCCCCGGGAGCACGGATTCCGGTGGGGGCAGAACCGGGCATGCTGAAGCAAATCCAGCACGCAGCTCGGATGCATGGCTTTTTCCCGACCGGCATTGGCGATATCTTTAAATTTGAAGAAACCTGGCTGAATACGCCGGAGGCGCTGGGCGACATTATCAAAGGCGCGATGCAGAGCGGCATGCGCTATTTCTCCGGCTATCTGGAAAACAATGACGTCGTGCGGGTCACCGGTTATCTGGTTAAGAAAAGTGAACTGGCGAAGCTTGATCAGCATAAGCAGTCGCTCAATAATGTCAGCATCTTCGGCCAGGGCGCGCGGGATAAGGCAAAGGCTCTGGACCGGCGGGTAGAAAAGCTGGAGCGATGAAGGCGCTGATCAACCGGATTATTCCGTTTTCCAATGTGGATGGTCCGGGCAATCGCTGTGCAATTTTTTTCCAGGGATGCCCGCTGCACTGCGCCTATTGTCATAATCCCGAAACCTGGCGTCTCTGTGACCATTGCGGGAAGTGTGTACCCGGCTGTCCTGCCGCTGCCTTAACAATTCGGGATGGCCAAGTTCATTGGGATGAAACCCGCTGTGTCGGCTGTGATCAATGCATTCATGTTTGCCCCCATCATGCTTCCTGCAAAGTCAGTGAGCTTACTCCCGATCAATTGTTTGAGCAGATTGCGGAAACCTTCCCGTTTGTTCAGGGGATTACGGTCAGCGGTGGAGAATGCATGCTCTATGCCGATTTTCTCACGGATTTGTTTCGCCAAGTGAAGGCGGCGGGGAAAACCTGTCTGATCGATTCCAACGGGGTCTTCGCGTTTGAAAAATATCCTGAATTGTTGGCGCTGTGCGATGGCGTGATGCTGGATATAAAAGCTTATGATGAACCTTTCCATCGCCAGCTGACCGGCGCGTCGAATCGGCAGGTGCTGGATAATTTGATTCTGCTGCGGGATAGCGGAAAGCTGGAGGAAGTTCGGACCGTACTGCTGCCGCAGTTTCCGGAACAAAACGCGCGGACGGTGCGGGCGGTCAATGAATTGCTTCAGGGGAAAATCCGTTATAAATTGCTGCGCTACCGGCCTTTTGGCGTTTGTGAGGAAGGACTGCAGTTCTGCGGCCGCACGATTACGCCGTTAGCGGAAGCAGAACGGCTGGCTCAGGCTGAAATGGACCGCGGATATTTTAACTGTGTTGTGATTTGAGCAAGGCTTGTGAAAAAGAGATTTGAGGATACGGGGAAGTTCGTAAGGGCTTCCTTTTTGTTCGGCTGCCCTCTTTATAAAATAGGCAGGAACGTGATATAATAAAAAAGCAAGTCAACGAAGGAGCGTCGGGCCGGATGAAAACACCACAAAAAGCGATATCGCAGCTGATCTCGCAGAAGGAAATTTTAGAACAGCTTAAAGAAATTGGCGTCAGTGCCGGCATGATCCTAGAAGTTCATGCGTCGCTGAGCGCTTTTGGTTATGTCTGCGGCGGCGCCCAGACGGTTGTCAATGCGCTGATCGAGGCCGTCGGTTATTCCGGAACGCTTTTGATGGCGCTGCAATGCTCAGATAATACAGAACCCTCGGCCTGGGAAAACCCGCCGATTGAACGGCATTTGATCAAAACGGTCCGGGAACAGATGCCGGCTTTTAATAAAAAGGAAACCGACACCCGGGCGATGGGAGCAGTCGTTGAAAATTTACGCCGTCGGGATGGGATTGTCATCTCTCATCATCCCAACTGTGCCTATGTTGCCTGGGGCAAATATGCCAAACTGCTTTGCAATCACCAGTCGCTGCATTTTCCGTTGTCCGAAGAATCACCGGCCGCCCGGCTGTATGAGCTGAAAGGCTCAGTGCTGTTAATGGGCGTGGACTATCAACGCTGCACAGCTCTGCATTTAGCGGAATACCGCAGCGAGATCCGACCGGTTATTTTGCGCGGTGCAGCGGTGGAGCTGGAAGGCAAACGGATGTGGAAGAAGTATCTGGATTTAGATATCGACAGTGAAATCTTCAATAAAGTGGGCAAACGCCTGGAAGAAAAGGGCTTTGTAAAAAAGGGAAAGGTGGGAATGGCTGATCTGAAGCTGTTTAAAGCCGATGCGGCGATCGATGAGGCCGTCCGCTATTTTGTCAAAGATCATCCTTATGCCCGTTATCTGCAGCCAAGCTTATTTTAGCAAGTAAAGACCGTCGTTCTGTCGGCGGGGTCGGTAAATAGTAAGTCAGAAAAAATAAAAAAAGATGAAATAAAAAGCAGCGAGGACAAAAGTGACCCGTTGCTTTTTGCTTTGTATTGTTTTTTATCGTTCTATTGACAAGCGCTGAAACCCAGCCGGCATTTTCTTAATCCAATTCAAATAAGGAGCTTAGCCACGCGCCTAATTCCCGCAGTATTGTTTCTTCCTGCAAGCCGAACCGGTTGGGGATCGGGGCATCCAGATCCAAGACAGCAACCACTTGACCGTGAAGGCGGATGGGGACGACAATTTCGCTGCGGCTGGCCCCATCGCAGGCAATGTGACCAGGGAACTGATGGACATCCGGCACGACTAAACATTCTCCTTGCAAAGCGGCAGTGCCGCAGACCCCTTTGCCCAAGGCGATATGCGTACAGGCAGGTTTTCCCTGAAAAGGTCCTAAGATCAGTTCGTTTTCTTTCATCAGATAGAATCCCGCCCAGTTCAAGTTCGGCAGACTCTGCATGATCAGCGCGCTGAGATTGGCCAGGCAGCAGATTCGGTCGGTCTCTTGCGCACATAGCGCTTTGGCATTGTCAAGCAAAGACTCCAGATTCATTGTTAAGTTTTCTTCCATCATGATTCCTCCGTTTTTTATATTTTACAGGAATCGGCAGAAAAAAGGAACGTTTCCGTGCAGAATGTGCTATAATGTTTACCGTGAACAGGGGAGCAAATGCTGAGATCCAACGATGGAACAAACCCTTATCACCTGATCTAGGTAAAACTAGCGTAGGGAGTTTACTGATTTTTCCTTACGCCTCACACTTGGAGGTGTTTTTTTATGAAATGGACAACCAAAGATCTCGTCTACATGGCGCTGTACGCTGCATTATTCATCGTACTTGACGTCGCTGTCAACACCCTCGGAATTTTACAGATGCCCAACGGCGGTTCACTGGGCGTATCGGTCATTCCGCTTTTAATGGCCAGTTACCATTTAGGCTGGCAGAAAGGGACGGTCGTTTCCGTTCTTTCGATTCTGCTGCAGTATGTTACCGGACCGATGTATACACCGGACCTGCTCGGCTTTCTGCTCGACTACTTCATCGCCTTTTCCGTTTACGGACTGGCAAGCCTGTTTCCGAATTATAAATGGTTTTATTCCGGAGTTCTGATTACTAATCTGATCCGGCTGCTTTCCAGCACGCTGTCCGGAACCTGGGTTTGGGGTTTGGATTATTGGCCGTCATTTCTTTACAATGCGACCTATATGATCCCAACAGCGATTCTGTGCCTGGTGCTGCTGCCGTTAGTCATGCCTCGCCTCAAACCGGCGATGAACAAGAAATAAAAAGTCCTATTTTCGATTAGATCAGAAAAACTCAGCAATCAGCCGTTTTCTAACAAAAAATCCCCGCAGAGAGAAGCCTGTCTTCGGACATCGCTTAAGCCTGCGGGTTTTCTTTTATTTCAATAAGGGAGAAAACAAAAATGAACTTAGTTTAACTGACTTTCTTCCGATTTAAAGGTTTGGTGCTTGGTATCAATTTTCTGGGCCTGTTCTTTTTCCAGCTTATACCAGCCCTTTTCAAACATCAGATCGTATGTTTTCCGCTGCAACTGGCTGCTTTCCTGAAACAGACCGAACACTTTTGTATACAGGTCGTTGTTGCTGGCTTCCTGACAGGCTAAAGAATACATGTATGTGATATGCTTGATGGATATCAACAGATCATTCAGCCGGTCGCGGTCGTTAAAGCGTTTCTCGTCCGGTAAAATTTCGGACTTCGGATTCATGACTTCCTGGCTGCTCATTCGTTGACACTTCCTTTCAGTTCATCGGTCAGAATGGAATATTGACTTTTTAAGGTCTCGTAGTAGTGAGCGGCAAAGTCGCTGACTTGCTGGTCTTCAATCTTTTGGCTGTAATCCTCCGCTTTCTTGGCTGTAGTCAGCAGCGTTTCCAGCAGATCTGCCAAGTAGGAGCAATCTTTCGGGGAAAGCATTTTCGGCGGTGTTTTCATCATCCAGCCTCCTTTCTTCTCAGAGTATGGGCAATGCAAAATGTTTTATGCGTGAATTGGTGTTGGTTCTCAGGCGGTTTGTACTGACGGATCCGACTGGATTCCCCTCTTTTCGTCCAGACTAAAAAGAGGTATAATAAAAAAGATTTTTGTAAAAAGAAGAAACGAGGTGAATCAACATGCTGCCTGAGGTGGGATCGCAAGTCTACATTCAGAGTTTCAAGCATGATGGTTCGCTGCATCGGACATGGGCTAAGGGATTCGTTATTGAAGCGGGTGTACGCCGGGTGATTGCCGTGACTAACAAAACTTGGGTCACGGAAGCCGATGGACGCCGTTGGTTTACACGGGAACCTGCAATCTGCTTCTTCTATCCTGATCACTGGTACAATGTGATTACAATGATTCGGAAAACCGGTATCTATTATTATTGTAATCTTGCTTCGCCTAGTTTATATGATGGAGAAGCAATTAAGAATATTGATTATGATTTGGATGTCAAGTTGTTTCCAGATGGACGAATTGAGATTTTGGATGAAGACGAATATGTTCAGCATGGCCGTGAAATGGGATACAGCGAACCGCTGAAGCATGCCGTAGAAAAAGAGATGGATGTGCTGATCGGAAAGATTAAAAAGAAAGAATCACCATTCAATCAAAAAGAGATTGAGTGTCTGTACCACGAATATCTGGAACTGCTGCATACAACGCTGCAAAGTTCCGGAAGCGAGAAGCTTTGACTCAGTAAGAACTGAATCAAAGCTTCTTTGTTCATTGAAGACGGCTATATCGATATAGAAAAGAACGGGGGATGACAGGGCTATCGAAGAAATAATTTAAACTTGATGTATAAAATGATTAAAACTGGGAAAGGTGTTGGATAGTAGTTAGGCAGAATCCTAAATAAGGCTTTAAAATAAGGCGAAAATGATGTGATTGGAAAAAACTAAAAAAAAGTGAAAAAAAGACTTGCCAAAAGTAAAGATTCGGGATATACTAACTAAGCTGACTCGGTGAGAGTCAAGCGCGTCGATCTTTGAAAACTAAACAGGAAGAAAAGCACAAAATACAACGTCAATTCATAAAGAATCTGTCTTAGGACAGAGAAGATAAACGAGCTAAACAAACTCGAACAAATGGAGAGTTTGATCCTGGCTCAGGATGAACGCTGGCGGCGTGCCTAATACATGCAAGTCGAACGCTTTGTAAAGGAGCTTGCTTCTTTACGAGGAGTGGCGAACGGGTGAGTAATACATAAGCAATCTGCCCATCGGCCTGGGATAACAGTTGGAAACGACTGCTAATACCGGATAGGTTAGTTTCTGGCATCAGGGACTAATTAAAGTTGGGATACAACACGGATGGATGAGCTTATGGCGTATTAGCTAGTAGGTGAGGTAACGGCCCACCTAGGCGATGATACGTAGCCGACCTGAGAGGGTGACCGGCCACATTGGGACTGAGACACGGCCCAAACTCCTACGGGAGGCAGCAGTAGGGAATTTTCGGCAATGGGCGAAAGCCTGACCGAGCAACGCCGCGTGAGTGAAGAAGGCCTTCGGGTTGTAAAGCTCTGTTGTGAAGGAAGAACGGCTCATAGAGGGAATGCTATGGGAGTGACGGTACTTTACCAGAAAGCCACGGCTAACTACGTGCCAGCAGCCGCGGTAATACGTAGGTGGCGAGCGTTATCCGGAATTATTGGGCGTAAAGGGTGCGCAGGCGGTTTGAAAAGTTTAAGGTGAAAGCGTGGGGCTTAACCCCATACAGCCTTAGAAACTGTCAGACTAGAGTACAGGAGAGGGCAATGGAATTCCATGTGTAGCGGTAAAATGCGTAGATATATGGAGGAACACCAGTGGCGAAGGCGGTTGCCTGGCCTGTAACTGACGCTCATGCACGAAAGCGTGGGGAGCAAATAGGATTAGATACCCTAGTAGTCCACGCCGTAAACGATGAGAACTAAGTGTTGGGGAAACTCAGTGCTGCAGTTAACGCAATAAGTTCTCCGCCTGGGGAGTATGCACGCAAGTGTGAAACTCAAAGGAATTGACGGGGGCCCGCACAAGCGGTGGAGTATGTGGTTTAATTCGACGCAACGCGAAGAACCTTACCAGGTCTTGACATATCAGGCAAAGGCATAGAGATATGCTGGAGGTTATCCTGAATACAGGTGGTGCATGGTTGTCGTCAGCTCGTGTCGTGAGATGTTGGGTTAAGTCCCGCAACGAGCGCAACCCTTGTCTTTAGTTACTAACATTAAGTTGAGGACTCTAGAGAGACTGCCGGTGACAAACCGGAGGAAGGTGGGGATGACGTCAAATCATCATGCCCCTTATGACCTGGGCTACACACGTACTACAATGGCGGATACAACGAGAAGCAAGACAGCAATGTGGAGCAAACCTCAGAAAGTCCGTCTCAGTTCGGATTGAAGTCTGCAACCCGACTTCATGAAGCCGGAATCGCTAGTAATCGCGGATCAGCATGCCGCGGTGAATACGTTCTCGGGCCTTGTACACACCGCCCGTCAAACCATGAGAGTTGGCAATACCCGAAGCCGGTGGCCTAACCCGTAAGGGAGGGAGCCGTCGAAGGTAGGGCTGATGATTGGGGTTAAGTCGTAACAAGGTATCCCTACGGGAACGTGGGGATGGATCACCTCCTTTCTAAGGAGAAAGACGAGAAAAGTTGGATTTTGTGAAAAAGTAAGCCTGTTTAGTTTTGAGAGATCGAAAGATTTCTCAGTCCAGTGATTGTTCTTTGAAAACCGAATAACAGAAAACAGATAGAAAGACATGATCTTTCTGAAAAGTTGAAAAGATTTCAAAAATCAGAACAAGATATTTGAAGTTGAACGTTGAACAGTTCTTAAGAAAGAAAAGCGTAACTGGACGACTCGCAGTCAAGACAGGAACGCGTGATTAAATGAATAAGGGCGTATGGTGGATGCCTAGGCATGTAGAGCAGAAGAAGGACGCAGCTAACGGCGAAACGCGACGGGGAGTGGTAAGCACACATCGATCCGTCGGTCTCCGAATGGGGAAACCCAGCGCGAGTAATGTCGCGTTACCCATGAGTGAATACATAGCTCATGAGGAGAGAACCCAGGGAATTGAAACATCTTAGTACCTGGAGGAAAAGAAAATAAGAATGATTCCCTCAGTAGCGGCGAGCGAACGGGGAAGAGCCCAAACCAGCCTTAGGGCTGGGGTAGTAGGACCACAACGTGGTACGTTGACCGATAGAAGAAGGACATTGAAAGGTCCGCCAAAGAGGGTGCAAGCCCCGTAATCGAAATTGGAAGACGACCTAGTGGAATCCTGAGTACGGCGAGGCACGTGGAACCTTGTCGGAAGCATCCGGGACCATCCGGAAAGGCTAAATACTCCTACATGACCGATAGTGAACCAGTACCGTGAGGGAAAGGTGAAAAGAACCGCGGGAGCGGAGTGAAATAGAACCTGAAACCATATGCTTACAAGAAGACAGAGCCCGTTAAGGGGTGATGTCGTGCCTTTTGTAGAATGAACCGGCGAGTTATGTTATCGTGCAAGGTTAAGTGGAAGACACGGAGCCGAAGCGAAAGCGAGTCTGAAGAGGGCGAGAGTACGATGAGATAGACCCGAAGCCGTAGTGATCTAGCCATGACCAGGTTGAAGGTTGGGTGAAACCAACTGGAGGACCGAACCGACCCCCGTTGAAAAGTTGGCGGATGAGTTGTGGCTAGCGGAGAAATTCCAATCGAACACGGCGATAGCTGGTTCTCCCCGAAATAGCTTTAGGGCTAGCGTCGAAGTAAGGGTAGTGGAGGTAGAGCACTGAATTCATGATGGCGCCGTCAAGGTGTACTGAATGAAATCAAACTCCGAATGCCATTATGTCATCTTCGGCAGTCAGACTGTGGGTGATAAGGTCCATGGTCAAAAGGGAAACAGCCCAGATCATCAGTTAAGGTCCCAAAATTACTGCTAAGTGGAAAAGGATGTGGGGATGCACAGACAACTAGGAGGTTGGCTTAGAAGCAGCCACCCTTGAAAGAGTGCGTAACAGCTCACTAGTCGAGTGACCCTGCGCCGAAAATTAACCGGGGCTAAGCAGTATACCGAAACTATGGCAATGACTTCGGTCATTGGGTAGGGGAGCGTTCCATGGGCGTCGAAGCCGTACCGGAAGGAGCGGTGGAGCGCATGGAAGTGAGAATGCCGGTGTGAGTAGCGAGATGCAGGTGAGAATCCTGCACACCGATAGACCAAGGATTCCAGGGGAAGGTTCGTCCGCCCTGGGTAAGTCGGGACCTAAGGCGAGGCTGAAAAGCGTAGTCGATGGAAAACAGGTTGATATTCCTGTACCCGCGCATTGAGTGATGGAGTGACAAAGAAGGCTAACCGGACCGGTAAATGGATTCCGGATCAAGCGAGGTAGGAGGCAGTCAGGCAAATCCGGCTGTCAATCTGAAGGCGTGATGAGGAGCGAACGGGCGACCTAGTAGCGAAGACGGCGATGCCAGCTTTCAAGAAAAGCTTCTAGCGCAAATCAATGAGCGGCCCGTACCAAAACCGACACAGGTGGTCAAGGCGAGAAGCCTAAGGTGAGCGAGAGAACTGTTGCCAAGGAACTCGGCAAAATAGCCCCGTACGTTCGCAAGAAGGGGCGCTCGAAAGAGCCGCAGTGAAGAGGCCCAAGCAACTGTTTAACTAAAACACAGCTCTCTGCAAAGTCGCAAGACGAAGTATAGGGGGTGACGCCTGCCCGGTGCTGGAAGGTTAAGAGGATGTGTTAGTGGCAACACGAAGCATTGAATTGAAGCCCCAGTGAACGGCGGCCGTAACTATAACGGTCCTAAGGTAGCGAAATTCCTTGTCAGGTAAGTTCTGACCCGCACGAAAGGCGTAATGATTTGGGCGCTGTCTCGGCAGCAGACTCGGTGAAATCTTAGTACCTGTGAAGATGCAGGTTACCCGCAACTAGACGGAAAGACCCCATGGAGCTTTACTGTAGCCTGATATTGAGTTTTGATCAAGTATGTACAGGATAGGTGGGAGACGAAGAAGTTGGGACGTCAGTTTCAATGGAGTCGACGTTGGGATACCACTCTTAGTTGATTGAAATTCTAACCTATATCCGTAAGCCGGGTAAGGGACAGTGTCAGGTGGGCAGTTTGACTGGGGCGGTCGCCTCCTAAAGAGTAACGGAGGCGCCCAAAGGTACCCTCAGATTGGTTGGAAATCAATCGACGAGCGCAAATGCAGAAGGGTGCTTGACTGCAAGACAGACAAGTCGAGCAGGGACGAAAGTCGGGATTAGTGATCCGGCGGTGCAGAATGGAATGGCCGTCGCTTAACGGATAAAAGCTACCCTGGGGATAACAGGCTGATCTCGCCCAAGAGTTCACATCGACGGCGAGGTTTGGCACCTCGATGTCGGCTCATCGCATCCTGGAGCTGAATTCGGTTCCAAGGGTTGGGCTGTCCGCCCATTAAAGCGGTACGCGAGCTGGGTTCAGAACGTCGTGAGACAGTTCGGTCCCTATCTGTTGTGGGCGTAGGAAATTTGAGGAGAGCTGTCCTTAGTACGAGAGGACCGGGATGGACCCACCGCTGGTGCACCAGTTGTATCGCCAGATGCATAGCTGGGTAGCTAAGTGGGGAACGGATAAACGCTGAAGGCATCTAAGCGTGAAACCGACTCCGAGATGAGATTTCCCATTTCCTAGAGAAAGTAAGACCCCTTGAAGACGACGAGGTAGATAG belongs to Holdemania massiliensis and includes:
- a CDS encoding spore coat protein, which produces MSSQEVMNPKSEILPDEKRFNDRDRLNDLLISIKHITYMYSLACQEASNNDLYTKVFGLFQESSQLQRKTYDLMFEKGWYKLEKEQAQKIDTKHQTFKSEESQLN
- a CDS encoding DUF402 domain-containing protein, which translates into the protein MLPEVGSQVYIQSFKHDGSLHRTWAKGFVIEAGVRRVIAVTNKTWVTEADGRRWFTREPAICFFYPDHWYNVITMIRKTGIYYYCNLASPSLYDGEAIKNIDYDLDVKLFPDGRIEILDEDEYVQHGREMGYSEPLKHAVEKEMDVLIGKIKKKESPFNQKEIECLYHEYLELLHTTLQSSGSEKL